From the Actinomyces sp. zg-332 genome, the window GGCTTTTTCCCCTAAATATTCTAAAGCTCCAGCTAGTTTAAAAGCTCCTCTTGACACATAGTCATTCTCAGCAGATTCTTTTACAACCACGGCTTGTGCTGGACTAATTTGTCGAGCAGGCTTAGTAACTTGACCTCCGTCAACATAAACTAAGCCATCAACTATAAGTTGTAAGGCATGCTGACGAGAACGAGCAAGCCCTCGCCTGACTAGTTCAGCATCAATTCTTGTAAGCTTTGCCATATTCATACCTTTTCACTCGTAATACTATATTACGCAGAAAATATAGATGAAATAAGAGGTATTTTCTGTTTTGTGGATAATTTCAAAACCTAGTCTATAGTATTTACGACATTGATTTTTGGACTATCTACACGGATACCTCTGTTATCTTTGGCATCCCAAATAGCAGCAACATATGAACGGTAAGTATTTAGTGAAATAGTTGTTTCTTCTTCTAAAATTTCACCATCTATTTCAACTAAGCCGTCATCAATTACTCTAACTTTTGCAGAATCATCACATACATAGTATCCGTTGTCATCTAAAACTGGATAAGGATGAGTCTTTGCCAAACCAGTTATATCTATTGCTAAATATGTTGGACGATTCTCAACAGAAGCAAAAGCAACATCTCGGGCATCGTTTACGCCAGTTAAAACATGCATTGAAGGGTATCCTGCAGCTTTTGCACCAGCTATATCAGTGCCCAACCTATCCCCAATAGCAATTGGATATTTAGCATCTGCACAAGTTTGTACTGCACGGGCAAAAATACCTGGGAAAGGCTTTCCGCCAGATATAGGTTTCTTGCCAGTAGCGTGTTGCACTGCTGCTACTAAAGAACCGTTTCCTAAAGCCATACCGTGTTCTGTAGGTAAAGTTGAGTCAATGTTTGATGCAAAGTATTGTGCTCCGTTTTCAATACTGTACGCAGCTTGAGTCAAATCTTCCCAAGTTATCGACTGATCGAAGCCCTGTACAACTGCCTCTGGTTGATCTTTATAAGATTCTACGATTTCAAACCCTGCCTCGCTGATTGGTTTACGTAGTCCAGTTCCACCTATAACTAGAACCTTTGCACCTTCAGGAAGTTGTTCAACCATTATGTGAGCAATATCCATTGCCGCAGTCATAACTTCATCTTTATCGGCTTGAATATCAAAACTTTGCAGTTTTTCAGCAACCTGTTCTTGTGTTTTTGAAGCATTGTTGGTAACAAACCTTATATTCATACCATTTTCACGAGCTTCATTTATTCCATTTGAAGCATTTTCTACCGGTTGCATTCCTCTAAAACATACACCGTCTAAGTCGAATAGAGCTAAATCATATAGAGTCGATAAAGGGATATCACTTCCTCTTAGACCGCTAGTATTTTCCCCTTCAGTATATTCGTCAAGGTCAAATATTTCGCTTTCTTCTTGAGGTAATTCATCTAGTATTTTTTGAGCTTTTTCACTTTCTCCCATTTGTTCTAGTAAGTTAGCTTTTGCTTCAAGTAAACGATATTTCAAGTTTTCTTCAACATGAGGACTAGCTAGCGTGTTATCTAAAATATTAATACCTAGTGTTGGTTGTCCCATATCGCTACGAATACTAGCAGAAACTATTATTACTTCTACTTGCTCAGCAATGTCTAGAGCTTTCATATTCAAACCAGAAATTAATTCAACAGCTTGATTTATTTTACCTGTTGCTCTTAGGCAGTCAGCTTCAATTGACGGTAGAGTTTTCTTTCCAGTTAGTCTTTCATAAGCGCGTAATTCTCGCAAAGTTTGAGCAAAGTTTTCACATTGGTACGAGCATAATGCCATAGCCTCACGAACTATAGGAACTCTACTAGCACACTTCAAAGCAAAATTAACGTGAGCCAAAGCTTCTTCAGGAGTTACATCAATTATTTGTCCTGCAAATATTAGGTGTTTAGCAACATTATCAGCAACTTCTTTACGCAAGCCTCTAAGTTGAGCTCTTGCTGCACTGTCTAAATCGCTAGGATTGATTTCGTAAGGAAAAGCTGGTTCAACCATATGTTTATTTTCGTAGCGATCATCTTTGTTATAAGACTTATCGTATTCTTTCTTACGTCCTTCGCCACGTTTTGGTTTCGCAAAACTATCTCTGTGATTATTGTTTTTACCGTATGGCTTTTCAGAACCATATTTTTTATCAGAAAAGTTCTTTTTATATCCGTCTTTAGAATAGTTATCTCTGTCAAACTTGTTTCTACTATTCTTTCTATTACTGTCGTTATTTTGCTTAGAATATTGTTTATCGTTGTTTCTATCATTATTGCGTATAGTTCTTCCATCTCTTCCAAAAGAGTTTGAACTAGAAAAACCACGATTAAAACTTTTACCTTGTGAGGATCTTCCTCTGTTATTAAAATCGTTTCCTGCCATTTTTCCTCACGTTTTCTTTCATAAAACTTTTTAAGATACAAAAGAATTATAAATCTATAACTGCTAATGGTAAACTATTTACGAGTTGACTGGGTGATTGCGTGTATCTTTATATACGAGGAACGTCCGGGCTCCACAAAAGCACAGTGGTGGGTAACGCCCACTCAGGGTGACCTGCAGGAAAGTGCCACAGAAAATAAACCGCCTGATTTTAGGTAAGGGTGAAAAGGTGAGGTAAGAGCTCACCGCATAACTGGTGACAGTTATGGCATGGTAAACCCCACTGGGAGCAAGACCAAGTAAGCATACGTTTGAGTTAGCTTTTGACGAGTATGTGGGTAGGTTGCTTGAGGTTTTTAACCCTAGATAGATGATCACCGCCTTTTTAGGTACAGAACCCGGCGTATAGGTCGACTTAGCGTGGAGTGATATTTTTATTGCTCCACGCTTATTTTAAGCTGTATTTTCTATAAGTACTTTGACTAAATTAGTGAGTTCTAATATGAAAAACTCACTGTTTCCTTTTCATATCGTTCCCATATCTTACTTGTAAGTTCTTCTTTGAGCTTAGGTCTTATATTGATGCTACTATTGCTACTTTATTCAATCATTACAATTAACTTACAGTTTTTTACTTCACATAATTAGTAGTAGGTAAAAACGCACTAGATTTTACACCTAATTTTAGAATAGCCACTTTAAATGTAAGAACAGGAATTCTACTATTTATCTTTAGTGTTATATGCAAGATAAATACGCTTAAAATACTCTCGTAAAATACTTGTATAACCATTGCAACTAGCAAAAATAATGTAAAACTATGTTATTTGGTATCTGAATCAAAACAGCTTAAAGTAAAAATAAACAGCTACCTTTTCCAACGAAAATACAACTTTTTCTAAAAACTACTAAGTAGACCATATACTCATATAAGCTTCAATATAAAATGTGGGACCTATAAAAGCAAGATCCCACATAATTTTAAATGGTTTATATTCCTAGTAAATATTAGCGTTTAGCTTGTTTTCTAATATTTTTAACACTAACTCCCAAAGCAAAAGATAAGAAAATAACAAATAGCAAAGCAGTTATATCTAGACCTGTATTAGCTAGTTTATCATCTTGTTTCTTTACTAATTTCATCTTAGATTCACTAGAAGTAGCGTTACCTTTACCACCCTTATCTGGTGTAGTTTCACCCATTGGCTGATTCTTACCAGAAGGAGATAGCTTTTCTTTTGAGTCTTCGTCACCAGCTGTATTTGGTTTTGGCTTTGAGTCAGACTTCGGTTCTACTTCTGGCTTTGACTCAGAAGTAGGCTGTACTTCAGGTTTTGGCTTCATCTCGGAATCAGAATCAGGCTGTGTATCAGGCTTAGGCTCAGCAATTGGTTTTGCTGGTGTTAAAGCACTAATTGGAATAACATGAGTAATTTTTACTCTTATTGTCTTATTCTCAGTAATATTTTCCAAAACTGAACTATCGAATTCTTTGTGTAGCTTGTATTCTCCACTCTCAGCTTTCGGTAAGTTCACAACAGCATTACTGCCAGAGTCAACTTCTTGAGTTTCAGTATGCACTACTTTACCTGCCAGCTCATAATTCAAAGTAACTTCATACTTTTTATTTGGAGTCACAGAATCGTTATCTGAGTCATTAGAGTTATTAGGAGGAGTCTTTTGTTTCTTTACCAGTTTTAGCTCTATAGTAATATCTTTAGTTATATTACTCAAAGCAGACAAATCAGCACCTTCAGCAATCTCATAAACCCAATCAGCGTTTTCCGGTGCTTGTGGTACTGAATATTTAGCATCTTGCCCATCAAGAACAGTCAAAGTGTCCCTAGAAACTTCATTAGTTTCAAAGGTGTAAACAATATTTACTGTATGATTTGTTGGATGTACCTTTTCAAAACGCAACTTTATAGTTCCAGCTATATCGTCACCTGTAACTACAATTTTCTTGTCATAATCACTTTCTTCAAACGGTTTACCGTCTTCTTTTAGAAATCTACCATTTTCAGGTTTACTAACTGAGTAACTAACTATTTGAGTATCATTTGTTCTTTCAATAGTAAACGGTAGCTCCCATAAAGAGCCATTTACAACAATTACCAATTCACCAACAGGTTTAGCAATCCAAGTTATATGTGAAAGCTCGCCGTCTGCGTTATTTTCAGTGGTTGGATTTTCGTAGTTTGTAATTACTTTTCCTTCAAGTTCTGAATGACCTAGCAAATTTGTACGATACTGGTCAACATTATCTCCATCATAGTCTACGAAATCTGAATATATACTCTCAAAATCGTCTAGATTTCCAGTACCGTTTGTATCTTCAAGAACTTCAATTAATACACTATGAGTTTTAGACAATGTATATGTGTAACTGTCTTCTTTTTTAACCACTTTATACTTATCAATAGTAGGAGAATCTAGCCTTATATCTGGAAGAATGGCAGGATCATTTTTATCCAAAGTTTTTCCATTCTCAACCATATCACCTATAAGTAACAATATGTCAGATCCAGCAATAGAAGTAGTATCTGGAGTGTTATCTACAACCACGCCTACATTAATATCGTGAGAACCATCTACTATCAAAGTTGCATCAGGTGGAATATGTATTTGACCTGTACCTGATGTAGTAACGATTTCAGTTGTTTCATCAAAAGTTATTTTAGAATTATTAAGGTTTAGGTTTTCAATAATATTATCACCATTAGTTATAGAAACATTTGAGTCAACTAAGTTTAGTGTTTTCAACCTATAAGTAGTAAGACCTTGAACATTTACATTCTTCAATGTCAATTCGTTATCAGTTGAACTACCACCAAAATATCCTGTGATAAATGGACTAACAGATGTAACCGACACTTTTCCAGATATCTCATAGTTCTCACCAAAAACTATTCCTTCTCTAACACTAGCAACAGCTGATTCGATATTAATAGTAGTAGGCGTTACTTTCTCTTCATCTTCATCATTAGCAATAATTTTAGTAAATTTAGTTTCTCTATTATTACCTAAAATATTGATTTTAGCATGGTCTCCTGCTATTTTATGCCCATAAGTTCCGGCTATAATTATAGGTCTTTCAGCACTTTGTATATCGCTAATTTTTGTTGAAACATTGTCAAAGGTAACTGAGTAATCAGAAACATAAATCTTACCTTCGTTACCACCCTCACCGGTAACATTTAGAGTTATATTTCTAAAAACAACATCCTTAGATAGTTGAACATTCATTCCTCTAAAAGTTAGAGTAGTTCCTTCACCTTCAATTGTTACTGCCTTGTTTATATCAAATGGAGTACCTAAATCTTCAGTGTATACAATGTTTCCAATAACTTTAATAGTGTCACCATCATCAGCATTTTGAAGAGCATATTTAAAACTTTGATAAGGATTTGACTGACTTCCATCCCCATCAATGGAGGAATCAGAACCAGATGTAACATAAATTATTTTGTTATCAGCATAAGCTTTCATAGCCTGCATGCCAATTATTCCAAAAATTGCTATAAGCATAACTGTAACTACAACTGCTATAGCTTTTGTTTTACTTATGTAAGTCATAAGCTTACTTTCTCTTAAACGATACTCATTATAAATACATCCTATGTACCATTAAAGATATTTACCAAGCAAGACTTTAAAAGGTTTATTCCAGAAATGAAACAATCACATTATAAGTGTTTTTGTTTTGTAATAATAATTATTGTTTATCGTCCTTTTCAGAATGCAAATTTTCTTTATCTCCTAAAAACTCGTTTTCCTGCTCTTGCTTAGCTTCACGAGCTTTTATTGCTTCATATTCTTCACGATTTTTGGCATCTTCTATTGCTAATCGCAAGGAAATTGCTCCCATTATTAGAGAACCGATTAAAGAAACTCCAATCCAATACAATATATCTTTACCTTCATGCACTACCAACGTAAGGGTAAGAAATACAACAAAAAATCCTATTGTCGTGTATATAGGACGCTTCTTATTCAAATATTCCATTTTCTTCAATCACTCCTTGGTTTTGACTCTTTCCTAACAGTATTTTACTCAATATCTGCATTTTCTGCTAAAGCATACTCATTCACCAATAAATTAACTAGTTGATTATAATTCCTAATGCATGAATAACATTCTTTTTATGATAGTTTCCAACACTCAAAATATCTAAAGTATTCTCAAGTGGGTTATATTTTGCTGTCATAGCTTGAATAAGAGAATTAACTATTTTTTTCGTTTTATCAGTTTTCGCAACGACAATAAGATTTTCTAATTCAGAGTTGTTAGTATAGGTATCATATATATTAGAAACAAAGGTATCCACTTTATCTTCAGCTACCTCTACATCAAATTCTTTGGCAATTTCCTCACAAAAATCATTACTTTCGTCGATAGCAACTACCCTATCTACTTTGGTAACATTATAAGAAGCAACAATCTTTTTGACAGCTTTAGCTTTACCTGTATTTACAAGCAGATCATCTGAAATATTTACAAACACTAAGTCTGAATACTCTTTTGACATAGATAAATGGGTATTATTATCAGCAATATCTACACCATTTGAAGACACTATTTCTGCATTATGTTCTGAAGTATTATTTGTGTTCCAAATAATATCGCTACTTTTAGTATCCATTGCAATATTAGCTAGTTTATCTGCTTGAGAGTTTTCACTACGCGGAATCCAAGTATAACTAACTTTGTCTTGAGGAAAAATCTTGAAAGCTTTACCAGCTAAGGCAGCTAAGTTAGAATCCTTGATTTTCCATCTACCGCTCATCTGTTCAACAACTAACTTAGAATCAGCATAAACTTTCACATAAGCGTTAGGATTTATATCAAAAGCTAGTTTCAAACCAGCGATAAGCCCGTTATATTCAGCGTTATTATTAGTTACTTCACCCAAATAACCGTATACTTCAGCTAATTTTTCACTTGTTTTCGCGTCGAATACTACTGCCCCATAGCCTGCAGTTCCAGGGTTACCTCTAGATCCTCCATCAAAGTATACTTCTAAATCGTAAGCCATATTACATATTCTTTTCTAAAAACACTATTGCAGATACATAAAGAAAAATTAGTCTTGCACTCTAACTAAAATATAATCGTAATCCTGTGAACAGATAACTTCGTCTAAAGGCGCTTTCTTAATCTCATCTAGTTCTGCTATTGAAAATTCCAGTGTCATACCTTCTACAACGTTTCCACGCATAGGAACTGCACCTATACCGCCTGTAATTTTTTTAACTCTCTCATATAAAGCCAATAGTTCTTCATCAATAACAGCTACTATACTTTTGCGTTCTTGTTCTAGATTGACCTTCATATCTATAAACTCGGATGCTTTTTCTGTTTTCTGTTCTTCAAGTTCTTTTTCTATTTCTACTAACTTATCTTGAGTTTTAACTATTTTTTCTAGTTTTTGTTCGTATTCAGCATTTTCTTCAAGAAGAGTTATTTCATTGTCTTCTAAAACTTTTTTCCTCTTTGCCATCTGTTCTATTTCACAGATTATTGCTTGCATTTCCTTAGGTGAAAACTCAGAACTATCAAGTCTTTCTTGCTGTTTTTTTATTCTATTTTCAACTACATCTACGTCTCTATTAACTATGTTAATTTTTGAGGCAATATCTGATAATTTTACTTCAGCTAAAACTTTCATTTGAGCAATTTTTGTAAGCTTATCTTTATTTTCTTGAATCTTCACATCAATAGGCATAGTTGCCAAGAAATGGTTTACTTTAGCTATTCGTACATCAATATTCTGAAGATCTAGCAACCTTCGTTGCATTTGTATGGGTGCTTTCATTTTTCCTCCAAAGTATTTATATGAATAGCCCAAGGATCAGTCACCTTTGTTGAATATTCTACACTAACTTCTAAACCTTTTTCTTTAAACTTATTTTCCAGAGCTATCTTACACATTCTCACCCACGGCCACTCGCTAGCCCAGTGTGTAGGCATAACCAAGGCAGTTTGACCATTCTCCATAAATTCACTAGCAACATGATGTTTTAAATCAGCACATACAAATACATCTGCCTTTTTATCTAATACTTTGTCAAGCATTGACTGACCAGAGCCCGGCGAAAAAGCAACTTTGGAAACTATTCTTTCCGCCTCACCTGCCACTTGTATACCAAATGGTGTTTTAGGTAAGCTATCAGCAACTTTTTGAGCAAATTCTTTCAAAGTCATGGGCTCAATTTCACCAATAACTCCAAGACCTATTTCAGCATTCTCATCTTCTAAAACTTGAGTATTTTTCATCGGAATTATTTGGCTCAAAGCTTTGGAAACACCATACTCAGCTCTATCAGCATTAGTATGAGCATTAAACAACGCACAGTCATTTTTTATCAAGCTATGTACTAATTTACCTTTAGGAGTAGATTTAGCAACTGTTTTTGTGCCAAATAAAAATAGTGGATGATGGGTAAAAAGTAAGTCAACTTTCTTAGATATTGCTTCCTCAACAGTGTCTTTTACAGGGTCAATAGCAATCAGTATACTACGCACTTCTTGTTCTTCGTCCCCAACAATTAGACCTACACTATCCCATGATTCGGCTAAGTGCCTAGGATATAGAGAATCTATTATCTCAATGACTTCCCTCAAAGTAGGGACTCGTAAGTTATCACAATTTTTATTTACAATATCTATTTTTTCCGTTTCCATTCTTTAAGAATAATTTATTTCAGCTATTTGTAAAAATATTTCTATTCTTTTTGAGAAAAACGGCTCTATTGTGGCAGTATCGGGAATGTCACATTAAAACCACCACTCGTTTTATAACAAAGTAATATATCTTTGCTATAGCTATAAGTTACTTCTACTCCATGGAAAACTTACCATAACGAGTTTCGAAAAATGTTTTCCCATGTATTTGGAATTATACACGTATTAGTCAAATAATAAGATTTATAGAAATAAAAAAGCCACTCTATAAGAGTGACTATATTTCCTTGACTAAACAGTCATGGTGGGCCCTGCGGGATTCGAACCCACGACCCCTGCGGTGTAAACGCAGTGCTCTAACCAGCTGAGCTAAAGGCCCCTTTGTAACTTCCTTTTGAAAGCAACAAAGAAAACTATAACATATATAAAATATGACGTCAACACATTTTTAAAAAATAGTTTTTGAAATCAAAAAGTATCGAAATACAGTAAGGCGCACTATTGAAAATTCACTATTTCTAATAAGTAAATTAGCTACGTGAGCGCGATGCTAAACGCATACCTGTCCAATTTTCAGAAACAGCTTTAGCTGTAGTTGCACGTAATCCAGTTGTTTGAGCAGCTTCTTCAATTTCAGAAGGTCTAACATGACCTGGTAAAGAAGTTTTAGGCGTCATTACCCAAATCAAACCACGGTCATCGAGATTACTTACAGCATCAACAAGTAAATCTGCTAAATCCTCTTCTTCAGCATCTTCTTCACGCCACCATATAATGGTACCGTCAACCACATCTTCATATAAATCATCAACTAATTGTTCACCAGTTACTTCTTCAACTATTGAACGCAATGTTTCATCAACATCATCGTCATAATAAAACTCTTGAACAATTTGACCCTTTGTGAAACCCAACTCGGCTCCAGTGATTGCCACCATTGCACCTTTCTATAATTGTACCAATAAGAATACTAAATCAATATATGTCACATTTTGCAAACAGAAATTACTATTTTTCTAAAAAAATTACTTTTTTGCATAATTTTACAAAACTATTATTAATGTAAATAGTATTGTCTTATAATTTAAAAAGTATATTAAACACTCACTATTTTTTCATGAGAGGATGTGTTTTAGCTTTGTTTAAGGAAACAATCCCACTAATTAATGGCTTGCTAAGTCAAATTGACGACGTCGATAGTGAAGAAACACAAGAATGGCTCGATTCTTTCAATGCCTTAGTTCAAGATAAAGGAAACCCGAGAGCCAGGTTTATTCTATTAAGTTTATTACAAGAAGCTCGTACTAAAAATATTCGCATACCTTCTCCTTTGAATACACCTTATGTAAATACAATTGGAGTTCACGAAGAAGCCTTTTTCCCTGGTGACGAGGACTTAGAAAAACGTATACGTTCATGGATACGCTGGAACGCTGCTGTAATGGTTACTAGAGCACAAAGACCTGGAATCGGAGTTGGTGGACATATTTCTTCCTACGCCTCCTCTGCTGCTCTATATGAAGTTGGTTTTAACCATTTCTTTAGAGGTAAATCTCATCCAAATGGTGGCGACCACGTATTTTTCCAAGGACACGTAAGCCCTGGAATGTACGCTAGAGCTTTTCTAGAAGGACGTTTATCTGAAAAAGATTTAGATGGATTCCGTCAAGAAAAATCTCAAGCTCCACACGGTATACCATCTTACCCACACCCACGTTCATTACCTGATTTCTGGGAATTTCCAACTGTTTCTATGGGACTAGGGCCAGCTCAAGCAATCTACCAAGCATGGACTAACAAGTATTTAGCAATGCGTGGAATAAAAGACACATCAGCACAACGCGTTTGGGCGTTCTTGGGCGATGGTGAAATGGATGAACCAGAATCACGAGGCATGTTACAACTAGCAGGGCAACAAGGCTTAGACAACCTGACTTTTGTTATCAACTGTAACCTACAGCGCCTAGATGGTCCTGTGCGTGGAAATGGAAAAATTATTCAAGAACTTGAAGCTTTCTTTAAAGGTGCTGGCTGGAATGTTATCAAAGTAATTTGGGGACGTGGCTGGGACACCCTATTGAACGCTGATAAAGACCGTGCATTAGTTCATCTGATGAATGAATGCTTAGACGGAGATTACCAAACATTTAGAGCAAATGATGGAGCTTATATTAGAAAGCACTTCTTTGGGCGTGATCCACGTACTGCACGTTTAGTGGAAAATTGGACTGATGAGCAAATTTGGAGAGATCTAAGACGTGGTGGACACGACTACCGTAAACTTTACACAGCTTATAAAGCAGCTTGTGAACACACTGGTCAACCAACTGTAATTTTAGCTCACACCATTAAAGGCTGGAAGTTAGGTTCAAACTTTGCTGGTCGTAATGGTGCTCACCAAATGAAGAAATTATCCTTGGATGATTTGAAGCATTTACGTGATCGCTTACACATTCCGATTACTGATGAACAATTGGAATCTAATCCGACTATGCCTCCTTACTACAAACCTGACGAAAACGATGAGGCTTATAAATACATGTTGGATCGCAGGGCTAAACTTGGAGGATTTTTACCTTCACGCCATACTGATGCCACTGCCCTACCAATTCCGGCAGATAAAACATTTGAAGTATTCAAAAAAGGCTCAGGTGCAACCAAAGTTGCCTCAACTATGGCTTTTGTACGTTTACTAAAAGAAGTGATTAAGGATAAAGAAATAGGTAAATATTTCGCTCCTATTATCCCAGATGAAGCTAGAACATTTGGTATGGAGTCTCTGTTCCCTAGCGCTAAAATCTTTAATACTCTAGGACAAAATTATGTTCCAGTAGATAGCGAAATGATGCTTAGCTATAAAGAAGCAAAAAATGGTCAATTGCTACACACTGGTATTAATGAAGCTGGCTCTGTTGCTGCACTACAAGTACTAGGAACATCATACGCTACAAATGGTATTCACATGATTCCTATATACATTTTCTACTCAATGTTTGGTTTCCAAAGAACAGCTGATCAGTTCTGGGCTGCTGGAGACCAGCTTGCACGTGGTTTCATAATCGGAGCAACTGCTGGTAAAACTACTTTACAAGGTGAAGGTACACAGCATATGGATGGACATTCACATATTATTGCTGGTACTAACCACGCCGTAGTGCAGTACGATCCAGCCTATGCCTATGAAATTGCTCATATATTCAAAGATGGCCTAAAACGCATGTATGGCAATGCTGAAGAAAGAGCTGGTCGTGATCCTAATGTCATGTACTACTTGACAGTTTATAACGAGCCGATTATTCAACCAGCCGAACCTGAAAACTTAGACGTGGATGGTCTACTTAAAGGTATCTACAACATATCTAAATCACATCCTAATGCTGATTTGCAAGTACAGCTTATGGCTTCAGGTATTGCTCTACCATGGGCTGAAAAAGCTAGAGATATACTCGAAAAAGACTGGAATATTTCAGCTGGTGTTTGGTCAGTAACTTCTTGGCAAGAACTACGTCGCGAAGCTTTGGATATAGATAAACAAAACTGGCTGAATCCAACAGCACCAAAGAAAACACCATATTTAACCTCTGCGTTACAAGGCTATGATGGTCCATTTGTTGCGACTTCTGATTATGATAACTTGCTTGTAGATCAAATCAGCAAGTGGATTCCTGGTGACTATTACACTCTTGGCGCTGATGGATACGGATTCTCTGATACTCGTGCAGCAGCTCGTCGTTTCTACAATATTGATACTCATTCTCTAGTTGTTAAAGCACTATATGCTCTAGCTGAACAAGGCAAAATTGATCACGCCATTGTTGAACAAGCAATCCAAAAATATGATTTACACAATGTAAATGCTGATAGTACTAAAGAGTAATCTCATAAAATAAGGGGTGGTTTCCTAAGGAAATCACCCTACATATTAGGAAAACAATGGACAACTCAACAATTCTTATAGCTTCAGTTCTACTAGATAAAGTTAAATTCAACAAAGAAAAATTTATTGAAGATTTTTCTAAAGACTGGGGTATAACTCTTTCTGAGAGCATAGATGAAACAGATAGCGACATCAAAGAAATTCTCAGTGAAAACGATAGTGGGGATATATTCATCTCTCAAATAGATGGTGGATTTATTATAGTAAGCCTAATGCCTGCCCCTATTCCTAACAATGAAGTTGAAGAAAACGCTGGAAACTCCTTCTGGGAACAAGCAAGCGAAGTAGCTAAAATACACCAAGCCCATCTGCTAGTTACAGTAATTAGCGATGAAATCACACAAACAGA encodes:
- the aceE gene encoding pyruvate dehydrogenase (acetyl-transferring), homodimeric type; translated protein: MRGCVLALFKETIPLINGLLSQIDDVDSEETQEWLDSFNALVQDKGNPRARFILLSLLQEARTKNIRIPSPLNTPYVNTIGVHEEAFFPGDEDLEKRIRSWIRWNAAVMVTRAQRPGIGVGGHISSYASSAALYEVGFNHFFRGKSHPNGGDHVFFQGHVSPGMYARAFLEGRLSEKDLDGFRQEKSQAPHGIPSYPHPRSLPDFWEFPTVSMGLGPAQAIYQAWTNKYLAMRGIKDTSAQRVWAFLGDGEMDEPESRGMLQLAGQQGLDNLTFVINCNLQRLDGPVRGNGKIIQELEAFFKGAGWNVIKVIWGRGWDTLLNADKDRALVHLMNECLDGDYQTFRANDGAYIRKHFFGRDPRTARLVENWTDEQIWRDLRRGGHDYRKLYTAYKAACEHTGQPTVILAHTIKGWKLGSNFAGRNGAHQMKKLSLDDLKHLRDRLHIPITDEQLESNPTMPPYYKPDENDEAYKYMLDRRAKLGGFLPSRHTDATALPIPADKTFEVFKKGSGATKVASTMAFVRLLKEVIKDKEIGKYFAPIIPDEARTFGMESLFPSAKIFNTLGQNYVPVDSEMMLSYKEAKNGQLLHTGINEAGSVAALQVLGTSYATNGIHMIPIYIFYSMFGFQRTADQFWAAGDQLARGFIIGATAGKTTLQGEGTQHMDGHSHIIAGTNHAVVQYDPAYAYEIAHIFKDGLKRMYGNAEERAGRDPNVMYYLTVYNEPIIQPAEPENLDVDGLLKGIYNISKSHPNADLQVQLMASGIALPWAEKARDILEKDWNISAGVWSVTSWQELRREALDIDKQNWLNPTAPKKTPYLTSALQGYDGPFVATSDYDNLLVDQISKWIPGDYYTLGADGYGFSDTRAAARRFYNIDTHSLVVKALYALAEQGKIDHAIVEQAIQKYDLHNVNADSTKE